The following proteins come from a genomic window of Miscanthus floridulus cultivar M001 chromosome 2, ASM1932011v1, whole genome shotgun sequence:
- the LOC136538431 gene encoding uncharacterized protein: MPTLTSDAIIASPRWGVPFCGGRSSGGPRTRRPPSSAGQGHGCGWPPLDRVAGWVGGGIAAVFFASLERCSCVNVRTHDDLLDDEQRDSEAPLMFDDGNCNSTPGATGGVERRGARRSGKGMRTGSGDF; encoded by the coding sequence ATGCCAACCCTCACCTCCGATGCCATTATTGCGTCCCCTAGGTGGGGCGTCCCCTTCTGCGGCGGGCGCTCGTCAGGCGGGCCGCGCACTCGCCGCCCGCCGTCGTCCGCCGGCCAAGGGCACGGCTGCGGATGGCCGCCGCTGGACCGCGTGGCCGGCTGGGTCGGCGGCGGCATCGCCGCGGTGTTCTTCGCGTCCCTGGAGCGGTGCTCGTGCGTCAACGTGCGCACGCACGACGACCTCCTCGACGACGAGCAGAGGGACTCGGAGGCGCCGCTCATGTTCGACGACGGCAACTGTAACTCCACGCCCGGGGCCACCGGCGGCGTGGAGAGGAGAGGAGCCAGGAGGAGCGGCAAGGGCATGAGGACTGGAAGTGGGGATTTTTAG
- the LOC136538433 gene encoding basic leucine zipper 8-like, producing MDFSAGCMPCIDIDDMQVFVAMATPPQVSPCPFPAQPPATASPEVDTAAGELESADERRLRRKISNRESARRSRARKQRRLDELRDTAALLERRRRELAAGAQAARECLALALLANAGLRAEVAALSRRLAAARRALDFGRLYDAAADVATGSVWHVDIEQTIASLIA from the coding sequence ATGGACTTCTCTGCAGGTTGCATGCCCTGCATCGACATCGACGACATGCAAGTTTTCGTGGCGATGGCAACACCGCCGCAAGTCAGCCCATGCCCATTCCCAGCTCAACCTCCGGCGACAGCCTCGCCCGAGGTCGACACCGCCGCGGGGGAGTTGGAGTCCGCCGACGAGCGGCGCCTCCGGCGGAAGATCTCGAACCGGGAGTCGGCACGGCGGTCCCGCGCGCGGAAGCAGCGCCGCCTCGACGAGCTCCGCGACACCGCCGCGCTCCTGGAGCGCAGGAGGCGCGAGCTGGCGGCCGGCGCGCAGGCCGCTCGCGAATGCCTGGCCCTCGCCCTGCTCGCCAACGCCGGGCTGCGGGCCGAGGTCGCCGCGCTGTCCCGCCGCCTCGCGGCCGCGCGCCGCGCGCTCGACTTCGGTCGCCTGTACGACGCCGCGGCCGACGTCGCCACCGGCAGCGTCTGGCACGTGGACATTGAGCAGACGATCGCCTCGCTGATCGCGTAG